In one window of Chitinophagales bacterium DNA:
- a CDS encoding HlyD family efflux transporter periplasmic adaptor subunit encodes MIHYKSNIAVYLTVISFIILLFVSLFLIDINITIVSSGLVRPRQEKSEVRIVVGGILDSVGVNEYDSIQKGAFIALIRDDSYLQKKADYVSQIKFHQEVMSDVTRMRDYLSLLPEEIKTPNYRQQFIRFLYQLDELNASIKKTHKELEDNKLLYRDRVISSKELFDKEIEYERLVAGLEAFKKNQFAVWQGDYVQHKLDKEKLQAQMNQLNLERNRFYVYSPISGVVQNIQSRYPGTYIAAGETLCTISPETTLIGECFVNTRDVGLLKIGQQTKFQIDAFDYNFFGILTGKIISIDNDFTIVENKPVFKVRCSFDTTQLHLKNGYKGELKKGLSFQARFIVAERTLWQLLFDKIDDWLNPTAPMPQQLTQRHE; translated from the coding sequence ATGATTCATTATAAAAGTAATATTGCAGTTTATCTTACTGTTATATCCTTTATAATTTTATTATTTGTTAGTCTGTTTCTTATTGATATTAACATAACAATTGTTTCAAGTGGTTTAGTAAGGCCACGACAAGAAAAGAGTGAAGTACGCATTGTTGTTGGTGGTATTCTTGATTCTGTAGGAGTAAATGAATACGATAGTATACAAAAAGGAGCTTTTATCGCTTTGATCAGGGATGATAGCTATTTACAGAAAAAAGCTGATTATGTTAGTCAAATAAAGTTTCACCAAGAAGTGATGTCAGATGTGACAAGAATGAGGGATTATTTAAGTTTACTGCCTGAGGAAATTAAAACGCCGAATTATCGTCAGCAATTTATTCGTTTTTTATATCAATTAGATGAGCTTAATGCTAGTATTAAAAAAACCCATAAAGAGTTAGAGGATAATAAGCTTTTATATCGTGACAGAGTTATATCCTCAAAAGAATTATTTGATAAAGAAATCGAATATGAGAGACTTGTAGCCGGGTTAGAAGCTTTTAAGAAAAATCAATTCGCAGTCTGGCAAGGTGATTACGTCCAGCATAAGCTTGATAAAGAGAAACTTCAAGCGCAAATGAATCAACTTAATCTTGAAAGAAATCGTTTCTATGTATATTCACCTATTTCTGGTGTAGTACAAAATATACAGTCCCGTTATCCAGGTACTTATATTGCTGCAGGAGAGACGCTCTGTACAATTTCGCCAGAAACTACCCTAATTGGAGAATGCTTTGTTAATACAAGAGATGTTGGTTTATTGAAGATTGGTCAACAGACAAAATTTCAAATAGACGCATTCGACTATAATTTTTTCGGTATTCTGACAGGGAAAATAATCTCTATAGATAATGACTTTACAATAGTAGAAAACAAGCCTGTTTTCAAAGTTCGTTGCAGTTTTGATACAACACAATTGCATCTTAAGAATGGATATAAGGGAGAACTAAAGAAGGGGCTAAGTTTTCAGGCTAGATTCATTGTTGCAGAAAGAACATTATGG
- a CDS encoding CPBP family intramembrane metalloprotease has translation MLDLVRYPIVSVQGHKKFQFYTSYLLKAIVTYYSLTILAVAIILLFDEFVTKPLLGYSIRQELRSFSTRILSDDELYMYLGVVIIGPLIEELIFRKFLSMSRRDILISLYFLLFKLSGVKFIDIYNLTDRFLFTGLILAIFFYLILCIIRGFDFSYDFRSSQKRFFYLSSILFGLVHLYNFDNITFFSLPFYLIYISPQIILGLVLANVRLQISFYSSWFTHSLVNLISVVI, from the coding sequence ATGTTAGATTTAGTAAGATATCCGATTGTTTCTGTGCAGGGACACAAAAAATTCCAGTTTTACACTAGCTATTTATTAAAAGCTATTGTAACCTATTATTCGCTTACAATACTTGCAGTTGCTATAATTCTATTATTTGATGAGTTTGTTACGAAGCCTCTTTTAGGTTATTCTATAAGGCAGGAGCTTAGAAGTTTTAGTACGAGAATTTTAAGTGATGATGAGTTATATATGTATCTAGGTGTTGTCATTATTGGGCCTCTGATAGAAGAGCTTATTTTTAGAAAGTTTCTTTCAATGTCTAGAAGGGACATTCTAATAAGCTTGTATTTTCTTTTATTTAAATTAAGTGGAGTAAAGTTTATAGATATATATAATTTAACGGATAGGTTTTTATTTACTGGTTTAATCTTGGCTATTTTTTTCTATTTGATTTTATGTATTATTCGCGGTTTTGACTTTAGTTATGATTTTCGATCTAGCCAAAAAAGATTTTTTTATCTGAGTAGTATTCTTTTTGGTCTTGTTCACTTATATAATTTTGATAATATTACTTTTTTTAGCTTGCCTTTTTATTTAATTTATATCTCTCCTCAGATAATACTTGGTTTAGTCCTAGCTAATGTAAGGTTGCAAATAAGTTTTTATTCTTCATGGTTTACGCATTCTTTAGTTAATCTAATTTCTGTAGTTATATAA
- the prmC gene encoding peptide chain release factor N(5)-glutamine methyltransferase — protein sequence MQLKLTYDRLFYALLDQYDSAEAANIADLVIEHVTGQRRIDRARHPQTPVSAAQTTQLENITTELLKGRPVQYVLGQAWFGELPFYVNESVLIPRPETDELVHWVLQTCLQQHWSAPNIIDIGTGSGCIPITLKHRLPQAIMHAVDISAAALAVAQQNASTHHTNINFHELDFLDSHTWTALPNNLDCIISNPPYVKQSESATMHARVLNHEPATAIFVPDNDALIFYKQIALFAQTHLSPKGYLFFEINEALGQATCALLESYGFTTELKQDMQGKDRMISARLS from the coding sequence ATGCAGTTGAAATTGACTTATGATCGTTTGTTTTATGCCCTACTGGATCAATACGATTCCGCAGAAGCAGCCAATATTGCTGATCTCGTAATTGAGCATGTTACCGGTCAGCGGCGTATCGACAGAGCCCGGCATCCACAAACACCGGTTTCAGCAGCACAAACGACTCAGCTGGAAAACATCACTACTGAATTACTGAAAGGCAGGCCTGTGCAATATGTATTGGGACAAGCCTGGTTTGGTGAGTTGCCTTTTTACGTCAACGAATCCGTACTCATACCCCGCCCAGAAACAGATGAACTGGTGCACTGGGTGTTGCAAACTTGCCTACAACAGCATTGGTCGGCACCAAACATCATCGATATCGGCACGGGCAGTGGTTGTATTCCCATCACCCTCAAACATCGCTTGCCGCAAGCAATAATGCATGCAGTAGATATCAGCGCAGCGGCATTAGCTGTGGCACAACAAAATGCTTCTACCCATCATACTAATATCAATTTTCATGAGCTGGATTTTTTAGATAGCCATACCTGGACTGCTTTACCCAATAATTTGGATTGCATCATCAGCAACCCACCCTATGTTAAGCAAAGCGAAAGTGCTACCATGCATGCACGCGTGCTGAACCATGAACCTGCTACAGCCATTTTCGTACCAGACAATGATGCGTTAATCTTCTATAAACAAATTGCCCTATTCGCGCAAACACATCTGTCGCCCAAGGGCTATCTATTTTTCGAAATCAATGAAGCGTTGGGACAAGCCACTTGTGCTTTACTGGAATCTTATGGTTTCACCACTGAGCTCAAACAAGATATGCAGGGGAAGGATAGAATGATAAGCGCAAGGCTAAGTTAA
- a CDS encoding biopolymer transporter ExbD, with the protein MNIRKRLRAQPEMHTGALNDILFILLLFFLIVSTLANPNVIKVANPKAKSDTRAKQTVVITVDKNQQIYLGQQPVAFDQLEAQLQGFLSKETEKPSVVINGDSTAHLGTAIRVMQVIKKLGATPVMAVDAH; encoded by the coding sequence ATGAATATCCGCAAGCGATTAAGGGCACAACCTGAAATGCATACCGGCGCACTGAATGATATCTTGTTCATTCTGTTGCTTTTCTTTTTGATTGTGTCTACACTCGCCAATCCCAATGTCATCAAAGTGGCCAATCCCAAGGCCAAGAGCGATACACGTGCCAAGCAAACCGTGGTGATTACGGTAGATAAGAACCAACAGATTTATCTTGGCCAGCAGCCTGTTGCTTTTGATCAATTAGAAGCACAATTGCAGGGCTTTTTATCTAAGGAAACAGAAAAACCTTCTGTAGTTATCAATGGGGATAGTACAGCGCATTTAGGTACCGCTATTCGCGTGATGCAAGTAATCAAGAAATTAGGTGCTACGCCTGTAATGGCAGTGGATGCGCACTAA